Proteins encoded by one window of Cyanobium sp. NS01:
- a CDS encoding Rho termination factor N-terminal domain-containing protein, with product MTPAPDPQQTEQERGERQLHPLPRGLVELYGLLAVLFVLVPEWMAGSVLSGFRDQRSGQLLAPASAAWRRLPELRLAGMSLAELRLLARQLRLPGYAGLSRQQLAARLLRRLRRRKAL from the coding sequence GTGACCCCTGCCCCCGACCCCCAGCAGACCGAGCAGGAGAGAGGCGAGCGCCAGCTGCACCCCCTGCCGCGGGGGCTGGTGGAGCTCTACGGCCTGCTGGCGGTGCTGTTCGTGCTGGTGCCCGAGTGGATGGCCGGCAGCGTGCTGAGCGGCTTCCGCGACCAGCGCAGCGGGCAGCTGCTGGCTCCGGCCTCCGCAGCCTGGAGGCGGCTGCCGGAACTGCGGCTGGCCGGCATGTCCCTGGCGGAGCTGAGGCTGCTGGCTCGGCAACTCCGCCTTCCCGGCTACGCGGGGCTGTCGCGCCAGCAGCTCGCGGCCCGGCTGCTGAGGCGGCTGAGAAGGCGCAAAGCGCTGTGA
- a CDS encoding exonuclease domain-containing protein, with product MSGPPPEQDSLWQQQDLLGSLLAAPACAEPEPTPARGPEAELQLLPSAEPEPEPQLDRGPSGEQRAVPEFLLILDTETSGLDPREHVCLEVGAILFHVSGRAVLNQVSFLLPAHSNPAEAINGIAPAITRLPQPWRQGLACFEAMAAHADAALAHNARFDRQWFGRQELPELALPWICSMDDIRWPAERQLRPSPSVRDLALAYGVPVWAAHRALTDCIYLAEVFARCDDLEPLLEAALEPRQLFRAQLPYAERHQAKQAGFRWNNPVAGAWTRRLSAREAMALPFAVEPVAEGSAAA from the coding sequence GTGAGTGGACCTCCTCCGGAACAGGACAGCCTGTGGCAGCAGCAGGACCTGCTGGGGAGTCTGCTGGCTGCTCCCGCTTGCGCAGAGCCTGAGCCCACACCAGCTCGGGGCCCTGAGGCCGAGCTGCAGCTGCTGCCGAGCGCCGAACCCGAACCCGAACCGCAACTGGACCGAGGGCCTTCAGGGGAACAGCGGGCTGTGCCCGAGTTTCTGCTGATCCTTGACACCGAAACCAGCGGGCTGGATCCCCGCGAGCACGTCTGCCTCGAGGTGGGGGCCATTCTGTTTCACGTGAGCGGCCGGGCTGTGCTCAACCAGGTGTCTTTCCTGCTGCCGGCCCACAGCAATCCGGCCGAGGCGATCAATGGCATCGCCCCGGCCATCACCCGGCTGCCCCAGCCCTGGCGGCAGGGCCTGGCCTGCTTCGAAGCGATGGCGGCCCACGCCGATGCGGCCCTGGCCCACAACGCCCGCTTCGATCGGCAGTGGTTTGGCCGTCAGGAGCTGCCGGAGCTGGCGCTGCCCTGGATCTGCTCCATGGACGATATCCGCTGGCCGGCCGAGCGTCAGCTGCGGCCCAGCCCCTCGGTGCGCGATCTGGCCCTCGCCTATGGGGTGCCGGTGTGGGCCGCCCACCGGGCGCTCACCGACTGCATCTACCTGGCGGAGGTGTTCGCCCGCTGCGACGATCTGGAGCCCCTGCTCGAGGCAGCCCTGGAACCGAGGCAGCTGTTCCGGGCCCAGCTGCCCTATGCGGAACGTCATCAGGCCAAGCAGGCCGGATTCCGCTGGAACAACCCCGTGGCCGGCGCCTGGACGCGGCGCCTGAGTGCCCGGGAGGCCATGGCCCTGCCCTTTGCCGTGGAGCCCGTGGCGGAGGGCAGCGCCGCGGCCTGA
- a CDS encoding peroxiredoxin encodes MGVAVGDRAPLIALPDQSGCERRSDQLGGRALVLFFYPKDDTPGCTMEACAFRDSFADLQALGAEVWGVSGDDAASHSRFAQRHNLPYPLLVDQGNALRKAYGVPSVLGLLPGRVTYVIDGAGVVRHQFNNLLDGPAHRREALQALQALQPT; translated from the coding sequence ATGGGTGTTGCCGTCGGCGATCGGGCCCCCCTGATCGCCCTCCCCGACCAGAGCGGCTGCGAGCGGCGCAGCGACCAGCTGGGGGGCCGGGCCCTGGTGCTGTTCTTCTACCCCAAGGACGACACCCCTGGCTGCACCATGGAGGCCTGTGCCTTCCGCGACAGCTTCGCCGACCTGCAGGCCCTCGGCGCCGAGGTGTGGGGCGTGAGTGGCGATGACGCCGCCAGCCACAGCCGCTTCGCCCAGCGCCACAACCTCCCCTACCCGCTGCTGGTGGATCAGGGCAATGCCCTGCGCAAGGCCTACGGGGTACCGAGCGTGCTGGGCCTGCTGCCCGGCCGGGTCACCTATGTGATCGATGGGGCGGGGGTGGTGCGCCACCAGTTCAACAACCTGCTCGATGGCCCAGCCCATCGCCGCGAGGCCCTGCAGGCCCTGCAGGCGCTGCAGCCGACCTAG
- a CDS encoding DUF1350 family protein → MAPWQQRDKLWCLEPAGRPRGLIEFIGGSYLAASPQLSYRRLLEALAAQGWRVHAWSYVPGFDHQAQANQAWRLFRLSRAGDGALLESAAAARLPVLRLGHSLGCKLHLLAPDGGRRNAALVALSFNNFSAERSVPLLAELGQQLRFRSEFSPSPEQTLSQISATYLQPHNLLVRFSRDGIDQSSRLLGVLQARAGDDSTLLELPGDHLTPASGGLRKQVLGAWADDPARQRGMERLVGQISSWSDAVATRLARS, encoded by the coding sequence ATGGCGCCCTGGCAACAACGGGACAAGCTCTGGTGCCTGGAGCCGGCGGGCAGGCCCCGCGGTCTGATCGAGTTCATCGGGGGCAGCTATCTGGCCGCCAGCCCCCAGCTCAGCTATCGCCGCCTGCTGGAGGCCCTGGCCGCCCAGGGCTGGCGGGTGCATGCCTGGAGCTACGTGCCGGGCTTCGACCACCAGGCCCAGGCCAATCAGGCCTGGCGCCTGTTTCGGCTCAGCCGGGCCGGCGACGGCGCCCTGCTGGAATCGGCGGCGGCGGCCCGGCTGCCGGTGCTGCGCCTGGGCCACAGCCTCGGCTGCAAGCTGCACCTGCTGGCGCCGGATGGCGGCCGCCGCAACGCCGCTCTGGTGGCCCTGAGCTTCAACAACTTCTCAGCCGAGCGCTCCGTGCCGCTGCTGGCGGAACTCGGCCAGCAGCTGCGCTTCCGCAGTGAGTTCAGCCCCTCGCCGGAGCAGACGCTGAGCCAGATCAGCGCCACCTATCTGCAGCCCCACAACCTGCTGGTGCGCTTCAGCCGCGACGGCATCGACCAGAGCAGCCGCCTGCTGGGGGTGTTGCAGGCCCGTGCCGGCGACGACTCCACTCTGCTGGAGCTGCCCGGCGACCACCTGACGCCGGCCAGCGGTGGCCTGCGCAAGCAGGTGCTCGGGGCCTGGGCCGATGATCCGGCCCGCCAGCGGGGCATGGAGCGGCTGGTGGGGCAGATCAGCAGCTGGAGTGACGCCGTGGCCACCCGCCTGGCGCGAAGCTGA
- the acs gene encoding acetate--CoA ligase: protein MSEVTIESVLHEERVFAPPAELAASAGIGSMQAYRDLVAEVEADPDGFWGRQAREHLHWFEPFHTVLDWSDPPFARWFEGGRTNLSYNCLDRHLAGPRADKTALIWEGEPGDTRRFSYRELHGAVCRAANALKALGIGKGDLVALYMPMVPEAAIAMLACARIGAPHSVVFGGFSAEALRDRLIDGDVKLVITADGGFRKDKPVALKPAVDAALAGGAAPSVEHVLVVRRTGENCAMEPGRDEWWQELVDPQADSCPAEPMASEDRLFVLYTSGSTGKPKGVVHTTAGYNLWAHLTFQWIFDLREDDIHWCTADVGWITGHSYIVYGPLSNGATTVMYEGAPRPSKPGAFWEVIEKHRVTLFYTAPTAIRAFMKSGREVPDQHDMSSLRILGTVGEPINPEAWMWYREVIGGNRCPVVDTWWQTETGGVMVSPLPGATPTKPGSCTLPLPGIVADVVDHEGVSQPADAGGYLAVRRPWPGMMRTVHGDPERFRRSYWEEIRPADGSWLYFAGDGARRDADGYFWVMGRVDDVINVSGHRLGTMEIESALVSHPAVAEAAVVGRPDDLKGEGVVAFVTLESGRAGDQALVAELRAHVGQEIGPIARPDDIRFSDALPKTRSGKIMRRILRSLAAGQEVSGDTSTLEDRSVLDQLRV, encoded by the coding sequence ATGTCTGAGGTCACGATCGAATCGGTGCTCCACGAGGAGCGGGTCTTTGCGCCGCCGGCAGAGCTGGCCGCCAGCGCTGGGATCGGTTCCATGCAGGCCTACCGCGATCTCGTGGCCGAGGTGGAGGCGGATCCGGATGGCTTCTGGGGCCGGCAGGCCCGCGAGCACCTGCACTGGTTCGAGCCGTTCCACACGGTGCTCGACTGGAGCGATCCGCCCTTTGCCCGCTGGTTCGAGGGTGGCCGCACCAACCTCAGCTACAACTGCCTCGACCGCCACCTGGCGGGGCCCCGGGCCGACAAGACGGCCCTGATCTGGGAGGGAGAGCCCGGCGATACCCGCCGCTTCAGCTACCGCGAGCTGCATGGGGCGGTGTGCCGGGCGGCCAATGCCCTCAAGGCCCTCGGCATCGGCAAGGGCGATCTGGTGGCCCTGTACATGCCGATGGTGCCGGAGGCGGCCATCGCCATGCTGGCCTGCGCTCGCATCGGGGCACCCCATTCGGTGGTGTTCGGGGGGTTCTCGGCCGAGGCCCTGCGCGACCGGCTGATCGACGGCGACGTGAAGCTGGTGATCACCGCCGACGGCGGCTTCCGCAAGGACAAGCCCGTGGCCCTCAAGCCGGCGGTGGATGCGGCCCTGGCGGGCGGTGCCGCCCCCAGCGTTGAGCATGTGCTGGTGGTGCGGCGCACGGGCGAGAACTGCGCCATGGAGCCGGGGCGGGATGAATGGTGGCAGGAGCTGGTGGATCCCCAGGCCGACAGCTGCCCGGCCGAGCCGATGGCCAGCGAAGACCGGCTGTTCGTGCTCTACACCTCCGGCTCCACCGGCAAGCCCAAGGGGGTGGTACACACCACCGCCGGCTACAACCTCTGGGCCCATCTCACCTTCCAGTGGATCTTCGACCTGCGCGAGGACGACATCCACTGGTGCACCGCCGATGTGGGCTGGATCACGGGCCACAGCTACATCGTCTACGGGCCCCTCTCCAACGGCGCCACCACGGTGATGTACGAGGGGGCACCGCGTCCTTCCAAGCCGGGTGCCTTCTGGGAGGTGATCGAGAAGCACCGGGTGACCCTCTTTTACACGGCCCCCACGGCGATCCGGGCCTTCATGAAGAGCGGACGCGAGGTGCCCGATCAGCACGACATGAGCAGCCTCAGGATCCTCGGCACGGTGGGCGAGCCGATCAACCCCGAGGCCTGGATGTGGTATCGGGAGGTGATCGGCGGCAACCGCTGCCCGGTGGTGGACACCTGGTGGCAGACCGAGACCGGTGGGGTGATGGTGAGCCCGCTGCCGGGGGCCACCCCCACCAAGCCCGGCTCCTGCACCCTGCCCCTGCCGGGCATCGTGGCCGATGTGGTGGACCATGAGGGGGTGTCTCAGCCCGCCGATGCCGGCGGCTACCTGGCGGTGCGGCGCCCCTGGCCGGGGATGATGCGCACGGTCCACGGCGACCCGGAGCGCTTCCGCAGGAGCTACTGGGAGGAGATCCGCCCGGCCGACGGCTCCTGGCTCTACTTCGCTGGCGACGGTGCCCGCCGCGATGCCGACGGCTACTTCTGGGTGATGGGCCGCGTCGATGACGTGATCAATGTGAGCGGTCACCGCCTGGGCACGATGGAGATCGAATCGGCCCTGGTGAGCCATCCGGCCGTGGCGGAAGCCGCCGTGGTGGGCCGGCCCGATGACCTCAAGGGCGAGGGGGTGGTGGCCTTCGTGACCCTCGAAAGCGGGCGCGCCGGCGACCAGGCCCTGGTGGCTGAGCTGCGCGCCCACGTGGGCCAGGAAATCGGCCCGATCGCCCGCCCCGATGACATCCGCTTCAGCGATGCCCTTCCCAAGACCCGCAGCGGCAAGATCATGCGGCGCATCCTGCGCTCCCTGGCGGCGGGCCAGGAGGTGAGTGGCGACACCTCCACCCTGGAGGACCGCTCCGTGCTCGATCAGCTGCGGGTGTGA
- a CDS encoding HAD family phosphatase — protein sequence MNRPAACLFDLDGLLLDTEPLHARAWQEAASRFGRPLSPEELSSLRGRRRLDCAEQVCAWISASPNASPAAKPAVAELLAVRQPIAEALLVQAPPIQGAPQLLQRCRERAIPMALVTSSAEASVALKCAPHDWLGGMKTCVYGDDPELSAGKPAPDPFLMAAQRLGVPSCDCWAFEDSLAGSQAALGAGCQVYVLLPDGALREHYPAAVQCLRSLEDVLLE from the coding sequence ATGAACCGTCCCGCGGCCTGCCTGTTCGATCTCGACGGGCTCCTGCTCGACACCGAACCGCTCCATGCCAGGGCCTGGCAGGAGGCCGCCAGCCGCTTCGGCCGACCCCTGAGCCCCGAGGAGCTGAGCAGCCTGCGGGGACGGCGCCGCCTGGACTGCGCCGAGCAGGTGTGCGCCTGGATCAGCGCCAGCCCCAACGCCAGCCCAGCTGCCAAGCCCGCTGTGGCCGAACTGCTGGCCGTGCGCCAGCCGATCGCGGAGGCCCTGCTGGTGCAGGCCCCTCCGATCCAGGGAGCCCCGCAGCTGTTGCAGCGCTGCCGCGAGCGGGCGATCCCGATGGCGCTGGTGACCAGCAGCGCCGAAGCCTCCGTGGCGCTCAAGTGCGCCCCCCACGACTGGCTGGGCGGCATGAAGACCTGCGTCTATGGCGATGACCCCGAGCTCAGCGCCGGCAAACCGGCGCCTGATCCGTTCCTGATGGCAGCGCAACGTCTCGGGGTGCCGAGTTGCGACTGCTGGGCCTTCGAGGACTCCCTTGCCGGCAGCCAGGCGGCCCTGGGGGCCGGCTGCCAGGTGTATGTGCTGCTGCCCGATGGAGCCCTCAGGGAGCACTATCCAGCGGCAGTGCAGTGCCTGCGCTCACTCGAGGACGTGCTGCTCGAGTAG
- the sds gene encoding solanesyl diphosphate synthase, with product MATVAELLQPVEADLDTLLSDLRSLIGAGHPILQAAAEHLFAAGGKRLRPGIVLLLSRAVAPDGELTPRHRRLAEITEMIHTASLVHDDVVDEAATRRGVDTVHSRFNYRVAVLAGDFLFAQASWHLANLDDLDVVKLLSRVIMDLADGEVKQGLFRYDTTQSFESYLEKSYCKTASLIANSARAAGVLSALPPSHLDDLYRFGRQLGLAFQVVDDILDFTGSDQQLGKPAASDLASGYLTAPVLYALQERPALAGLIEREFSEDDDLDQALDLVRGCEAIPRSRALAEQFAREAAESIDWLAPSEPRSALRGLPDFVLSRLY from the coding sequence GTGGCAACGGTTGCAGAGCTGCTCCAGCCGGTGGAGGCCGATCTCGACACCCTGCTCTCGGATCTGCGCAGCCTCATCGGCGCGGGGCATCCCATTCTTCAAGCGGCGGCCGAGCACCTGTTCGCCGCAGGCGGCAAGCGATTGAGGCCGGGCATCGTGCTGCTGCTCTCGCGGGCGGTGGCTCCGGATGGGGAGCTCACGCCGCGCCACCGGAGGCTGGCTGAGATCACCGAAATGATCCACACCGCCTCCCTCGTCCACGACGACGTGGTGGACGAGGCGGCCACCCGCCGCGGCGTGGACACCGTGCACAGCCGCTTCAACTACCGCGTGGCCGTGCTGGCCGGAGACTTCCTCTTCGCCCAGGCCAGCTGGCACCTCGCCAACCTCGACGACCTCGACGTGGTGAAGCTGCTCAGCCGCGTGATCATGGATCTGGCCGATGGCGAGGTGAAGCAGGGCCTGTTCCGCTACGACACCACCCAGAGCTTCGAGAGCTACCTCGAGAAGAGCTACTGCAAAACGGCCTCGTTGATCGCCAACAGCGCCCGGGCCGCCGGCGTGCTCTCGGCCCTTCCCCCCAGCCACCTGGACGATCTCTACCGGTTCGGCCGCCAGCTCGGCCTGGCCTTCCAGGTGGTGGATGACATCCTCGACTTCACCGGCAGCGACCAGCAGCTGGGCAAGCCCGCCGCCAGCGATCTCGCCTCCGGCTACCTCACGGCACCGGTGCTCTACGCCCTGCAGGAGCGGCCTGCCCTGGCGGGGTTGATCGAGCGCGAGTTCTCCGAGGACGACGATCTCGACCAGGCCCTGGACCTGGTGCGGGGCTGCGAGGCCATCCCCCGCTCCCGGGCCCTGGCGGAGCAGTTTGCGCGGGAGGCGGCCGAGTCGATCGACTGGCTGGCCCCATCCGAGCCGCGCAGTGCCCTGCGAGGTCTGCCGGATTTTGTGCTCAGCCGGCTCTACTGA
- the murI gene encoding glutamate racemase, whose amino-acid sequence MELLVGLFDSGVGGLTVLRRVTERHPHSRCLYLGDTARVPYGSRSPEEIRQIAAEVVRWLRAEEVGVLVMACNTCNALALDVAVSEAAVPVLGLIDSVATVIKSDRVGVLATPATAASGAYRRAIHASRPMAVVTEVGCPEFVGLIEAGHRDSDVLRRVAQAYLAPLLAAEVDMVVLGCSHYPLLRPLLTELLPAGVELVDPALAVVERLGPLLGSLGESPEVERRSELVLPLQQRSRLCVTGCPDTFAAGAEDWLGHRPAVERVDLRTAARAF is encoded by the coding sequence ATGGAGCTGCTCGTGGGCCTGTTCGACAGTGGCGTCGGCGGGCTCACGGTGCTGCGCCGGGTCACGGAACGGCATCCCCACTCCCGCTGTCTCTACCTGGGGGACACGGCCCGGGTGCCCTATGGCAGCCGCAGCCCGGAGGAGATCCGGCAGATCGCCGCCGAGGTGGTGCGGTGGCTGCGGGCCGAGGAGGTGGGGGTGCTGGTGATGGCCTGCAACACCTGCAACGCCCTGGCGCTGGACGTGGCCGTTTCCGAGGCCGCCGTGCCGGTGCTCGGGCTGATTGACAGCGTGGCCACTGTGATCAAAAGTGATCGGGTGGGCGTGCTGGCCACCCCCGCCACCGCCGCCAGCGGTGCCTACCGCCGGGCCATCCATGCCAGCCGCCCCATGGCCGTGGTCACCGAGGTGGGCTGCCCGGAGTTCGTGGGCCTGATCGAGGCTGGCCACCGCGATTCCGATGTCCTGCGTCGGGTGGCTCAGGCCTACCTGGCACCGCTGCTGGCCGCCGAGGTGGACATGGTGGTGCTGGGCTGCAGCCACTACCCCCTGCTGCGGCCCCTGCTCACCGAACTGCTGCCGGCGGGGGTGGAACTGGTGGATCCGGCCCTGGCGGTGGTGGAGCGGCTCGGCCCCCTGCTCGGCAGCCTCGGCGAATCGCCGGAGGTGGAGCGCCGCAGCGAGCTGGTGCTGCCGCTGCAGCAGCGTTCCCGCCTCTGCGTGACCGGCTGTCCAGACACCTTCGCCGCCGGCGCTGAGGACTGGCTGGGTCATCGCCCCGCCGTGGAGCGGGTGGACCTGCGGACGGCAGCACGTGCCTTCTAG
- a CDS encoding N-acetylmuramoyl-L-alanine amidase, with amino-acid sequence MPLRRSGSARSPRRLGLLRLLLAVALVLADLPALASSLAAWRITRQGALELRTSPNVRLQAFFEDGTRLRGPRVWVDLPGAPSRSRSIRGSGDVREVRIGKPTPTTTRIVVEFRPGTQLDPADLRLVGTASDRWKLEFKGLSRPVLLGLGEGDVDRRTPIASRPGPAFPTASTPLSADGLPVVPRGRFRVVIDPGHGGPDPGAVGIRGLRETDIVLDVSLQVARLLQARGVNVVMTRTSEVDVDLPPRVALANRVGADAFVSIHANALSMARPDVNGVETFYFSGGRSLRLARLLQAQMMAVSPGSPDRGVKAGRFFVIRRTVMPASLVEMGFVTGAFDAPRLADPSHRRRLAMALATGILQFLGGR; translated from the coding sequence ATGCCACTGAGGCGCTCCGGCAGCGCCAGGTCCCCGCGACGCCTCGGCCTGCTGCGGCTGCTGCTGGCCGTGGCCCTGGTGCTCGCCGACCTGCCGGCCCTAGCCTCGAGCCTGGCCGCCTGGCGGATCACCCGTCAGGGTGCCCTGGAGCTGCGCACCAGCCCCAATGTGCGGCTGCAGGCCTTCTTTGAAGACGGCACACGGCTGCGCGGCCCGCGGGTGTGGGTGGATCTGCCGGGGGCTCCTTCCCGCTCCCGCTCGATCCGCGGCAGCGGCGATGTGCGCGAGGTGCGGATCGGCAAGCCCACGCCCACCACCACCCGGATCGTGGTGGAGTTCAGACCGGGCACCCAGCTCGACCCTGCGGACCTGCGCCTGGTGGGCACCGCCTCGGACCGCTGGAAACTGGAGTTCAAGGGTCTGAGCCGGCCGGTGCTGCTGGGCCTGGGCGAGGGGGATGTGGACCGCCGCACCCCGATCGCCTCGAGGCCCGGCCCCGCCTTCCCGACGGCCAGCACACCTCTCTCCGCCGACGGCCTGCCCGTGGTGCCCCGCGGCCGTTTCCGGGTGGTGATCGACCCCGGCCACGGAGGCCCGGACCCCGGCGCTGTCGGGATCCGCGGCCTGCGCGAAACCGACATCGTGCTCGACGTGTCGCTGCAGGTGGCCCGCCTGCTGCAGGCCCGCGGCGTGAACGTGGTGATGACCCGCACCTCGGAAGTGGATGTGGACCTGCCGCCGCGGGTGGCGCTGGCCAACCGCGTGGGTGCCGATGCGTTCGTGAGCATCCACGCCAACGCCCTGAGCATGGCCCGCCCGGATGTGAACGGCGTTGAGACCTTCTATTTCTCCGGAGGTCGGTCGCTGCGCCTGGCGCGGTTGCTGCAGGCCCAGATGATGGCTGTGTCACCGGGTTCGCCGGATCGGGGCGTCAAGGCCGGCCGCTTCTTCGTGATCCGCCGCACCGTGATGCCGGCCTCCCTGGTGGAGATGGGTTTTGTCACCGGGGCCTTCGACGCGCCGCGCCTGGCCGATCCCTCCCATCGCCGCCGCCTCGCCATGGCGCTGGCCACGGGCATCCTGCAGTTCCTGGGGGGGCGCTGA
- a CDS encoding carbon-nitrogen hydrolase family protein: protein MSSYLAAAVQLTSTPVPDDNFAAAEEQIELAARRGAELVGLPENFAFMGDDELRLELAPSLGQRCSSFLVTMARRYQVTLLGGGFPVPAGDGQTLNRAELVGTEGQLLARYDKIHLFDVDLPDGNTYRESATVRPGTELPPVVAVPGLGRIGISICYDVRFPELYRHLAGAGADLLMVPAAFTAFTGKDHWQVLLQARAIENTAYVLAPAQTGHHYGRRQSHGHALVIDPWGTVLADAGDAPGLAVAPVDPRHGERVRAQMPSLQHRRPALF from the coding sequence GTGAGCAGTTATCTGGCGGCAGCGGTGCAGCTCACCAGCACTCCGGTCCCGGACGACAACTTCGCCGCCGCCGAGGAACAGATCGAGCTGGCCGCCCGGCGTGGGGCCGAGCTGGTGGGTCTGCCCGAGAACTTCGCCTTCATGGGAGACGACGAGCTGCGTCTGGAGCTGGCCCCCAGCCTGGGGCAGCGCTGCAGCAGCTTTCTGGTGACCATGGCGCGCCGCTACCAGGTGACCCTGCTGGGTGGGGGCTTCCCCGTGCCGGCCGGGGACGGCCAGACCCTGAACCGGGCGGAACTGGTGGGCACCGAGGGCCAGCTGCTGGCCCGCTACGACAAGATCCACCTGTTCGACGTGGACCTCCCGGACGGCAACACCTACCGCGAGTCGGCCACGGTGCGTCCCGGCACCGAGCTGCCCCCGGTTGTGGCGGTGCCGGGGCTGGGTCGCATCGGCATCTCCATCTGTTACGACGTGCGCTTTCCTGAGCTCTACCGCCACCTGGCCGGGGCCGGCGCCGATCTGCTGATGGTGCCCGCCGCCTTCACGGCCTTCACCGGCAAGGATCACTGGCAGGTGCTGCTGCAGGCCAGGGCGATCGAAAACACCGCCTACGTGCTGGCCCCGGCCCAGACGGGCCACCACTACGGCCGCCGCCAGAGCCATGGCCATGCCCTGGTGATCGACCCCTGGGGCACGGTGCTGGCCGATGCCGGCGATGCGCCCGGTCTGGCGGTGGCCCCGGTTGACCCACGCCACGGCGAGCGGGTCAGGGCTCAGATGCCGAGCCTGCAGCACCGTCGTCCGGCCCTGTTCTGA
- a CDS encoding 2-phosphosulfolactate phosphatase family protein: protein MQISYYPTSECVPPVVAAAEGGPEAAVVIDVLRATTTIAWSLQNGAEAIEAFADLEALDRAAAAWPPAQSLRAGERGGQRVAGYDLGNSPLAVTAERVGGKRIFMSTTNGTRSLQAVRAVPLLVTACLPNRTAVVRRLLEAGVERVWIVGSGWEGDYSLEDSLAAGAVASAAIELAVAPHRGVDLGNDEMLAALALWQQWHSDPETCLRAASHGKRLIALGDHDADFACCSAVDTLTIVPTQSEPGVLRAG from the coding sequence GTGCAGATCTCCTACTACCCCACATCCGAGTGCGTGCCACCCGTGGTCGCCGCGGCCGAGGGCGGGCCCGAGGCCGCCGTGGTGATCGATGTGCTGCGGGCCACCACCACCATCGCCTGGTCGCTGCAGAACGGCGCCGAGGCGATCGAGGCCTTCGCCGATCTGGAGGCCCTGGACCGGGCCGCCGCCGCCTGGCCCCCAGCGCAGAGCCTGCGGGCCGGGGAGCGGGGCGGCCAGCGGGTGGCGGGCTACGACCTGGGCAACTCACCCCTGGCGGTGACCGCTGAGCGGGTGGGGGGCAAGCGCATCTTCATGAGCACCACGAACGGCACCCGCTCGCTGCAGGCGGTGCGCGCGGTGCCCCTGCTGGTCACCGCCTGCCTGCCCAACCGCACTGCCGTGGTGCGACGGCTGCTGGAAGCGGGCGTGGAGCGGGTGTGGATCGTGGGCAGCGGCTGGGAGGGCGACTACTCCCTGGAGGACAGCCTGGCGGCGGGGGCCGTGGCCTCAGCCGCCATCGAGCTGGCGGTGGCTCCCCACCGGGGAGTGGACCTGGGCAATGACGAGATGCTGGCCGCCCTGGCCCTCTGGCAGCAGTGGCACAGCGACCCTGAAACCTGCCTGCGGGCCGCCAGCCATGGCAAGCGACTGATCGCCCTGGGCGACCACGACGCCGATTTCGCCTGCTGCAGCGCCGTGGACACCCTGACGATCGTGCCCACCCAGAGCGAGCCTGGGGTGCTCAGAGCCGGCTGA